One genomic region from Puniceicoccus vermicola encodes:
- a CDS encoding serine hydrolase domain-containing protein: protein MRTPILTLITSSILAAAGSLSATSLPVSASLPVQLNDIVDQTVEEKGMTGVVVGIWKSGKEIVIIQKGTANLDEETPLSQDDHFRIGSVTKSFTVTRILQLVDEGQISLDDPISDYIDDLQNGSATLRELADMSSGIFNYTEDGEFVGMLFEDISAPWTEQQLVDVGNRNAPYFAPGEGWHYTNTATVLLGMVIEEVTGNPLAQELETHLFEPLGLSETSYPMTPAMPSPFAHGYALFDEEEGVEDLTASNPTSSAGSGAMVSTLNDLQKWGVALGEGTLISPELQNERVQLLPNEDCPTCPEYDGYGMGIGNLEGWLGHTGDYLGYQSLVMHDEETDQTVVILTNFRNFTNADHLPTDLFREMVPLLTPEF from the coding sequence ATGCGAACACCCATTCTCACTCTCATCACCAGTTCCATTCTGGCGGCCGCAGGCTCTCTTTCCGCCACCTCCCTACCGGTTTCCGCCTCCCTTCCCGTGCAGCTCAACGACATCGTCGATCAGACGGTTGAGGAAAAAGGCATGACCGGAGTCGTCGTCGGCATCTGGAAATCTGGAAAGGAAATTGTGATCATCCAAAAAGGTACCGCAAACCTCGACGAGGAGACTCCACTCAGCCAAGACGACCATTTCCGCATCGGCAGCGTCACCAAGTCTTTCACCGTGACTCGCATTCTCCAGCTGGTCGACGAGGGGCAAATCAGTCTCGACGACCCGATCAGCGACTACATCGACGATCTGCAAAACGGCTCCGCAACCCTCCGGGAACTGGCCGATATGAGCAGCGGGATTTTCAACTATACCGAGGACGGCGAGTTTGTCGGGATGCTCTTTGAGGACATTTCAGCACCCTGGACCGAGCAACAACTCGTCGACGTGGGGAATCGAAATGCCCCCTACTTTGCTCCGGGCGAAGGATGGCACTACACAAACACCGCCACCGTTCTTCTCGGAATGGTCATTGAAGAGGTCACCGGCAATCCTCTGGCTCAAGAACTCGAAACCCACCTTTTCGAGCCTCTGGGATTGAGCGAGACCTCCTATCCCATGACTCCAGCAATGCCCTCCCCCTTCGCCCACGGCTACGCCCTCTTTGACGAGGAGGAAGGCGTGGAGGATTTGACCGCCTCCAATCCAACCAGCTCAGCTGGATCCGGCGCCATGGTCTCGACTCTCAACGATCTTCAAAAATGGGGCGTCGCCCTTGGCGAAGGCACCCTCATCAGTCCGGAGTTGCAAAACGAACGAGTCCAACTGCTCCCCAACGAAGACTGTCCCACCTGCCCCGAATACGACGGTTATGGAATGGGCATCGGCAACCTTGAGGGTTGGCTCGGACACACCGGGGATTATCTGGGATACCAGAGCCTCGTCATGCACGATGAGGAGACAGACCAAACCGTCGTCATTCTTACCAATTTCCGCAATTTCACCAACGCAGACCACCTCCCCACCGATCTCTTCCGGGAAATGGTTCCCCTACTGACTCCAGAATTCTGA
- a CDS encoding glycoside hydrolase family 3 N-terminal domain-containing protein, whose amino-acid sequence MTAPYQDPKQPTETRVSDLLSRMNLEEKIGQMLQMACGHGDPSEHIFERKVGSLLHIQNERAALAMDLAAKTRLGIPLLFGDDCIHGHSFHPGATIFPTQLAMASSWNADLIEECARVTAREVSLTGLKWTFSPVLCLTRDLRWGRVNESFGEDPFLIGEFACAMIRGYQGKGLDDPEAILACAKHYAGYSETQGGRDASEADLSKRKLLSYFLPPFERAAKEGCMSFMTGYQSIEGVPSTANRWLLHDVLKEQWGFDGILVTDWDNCGRMFWEQKIVPSMKEAAALAIKSGNDLIMHTPSFIDGAHEAVRDGLVTESEIDEVVARILNLKFRLGLFENPGKPDLERQSAVIGCDAHRETNLEMARRSLILLQNDGILPLDSNKPRKIAVIGPNADDPQANQGDWAGASGQVGWMKDGHPRECTETVLDGIRTIAPEGSTITYARGADITLLKDAVDQTYNDGQEKQKVSVIAEPDEEMIQEAVQNARAAEIAVVVVGDNNFLVGECKSTATLELQGGQRALLEAVAQTGTPMVVVLMHSKPNVLPDSIQNAAAIIESFNPGMMGGTAIAEAIFGHFNPSGRLTVSVPYHVGQQPIFYSQVRGQHGEKYADMTQDPHFAFGFGLSYTTFAYSNLSIQKTESLTREDTLHFQVTVTNTGDRAGRETTQAYVSDLVTSATWVNKELKAFQQVDLEAGESQTVHFTLPIASCTLVNADSERVVEPGDFELQVGSSSREDDLLKATFSVSD is encoded by the coding sequence ATGACGGCTCCCTACCAAGATCCCAAACAACCTACGGAAACCCGCGTCTCCGACCTCCTCTCCCGCATGAACCTGGAGGAAAAAATCGGACAAATGCTGCAAATGGCCTGCGGCCATGGCGATCCGAGTGAGCATATTTTCGAGCGGAAAGTGGGATCGCTTCTCCACATCCAAAATGAGCGGGCCGCCCTGGCCATGGACTTGGCGGCCAAGACCCGTCTCGGCATTCCCCTTCTATTCGGAGACGACTGCATCCACGGACACTCATTCCACCCCGGAGCCACCATTTTTCCGACCCAGTTGGCCATGGCCAGTAGCTGGAATGCAGACCTCATCGAGGAATGTGCCCGCGTCACCGCCCGCGAGGTCAGCTTGACTGGCCTTAAATGGACGTTTTCTCCCGTTCTCTGCCTCACCCGCGACCTTCGCTGGGGCCGGGTCAACGAATCCTTTGGAGAGGACCCCTTCCTCATCGGAGAATTTGCCTGCGCCATGATCCGGGGATACCAAGGCAAAGGTCTGGACGATCCGGAGGCCATCCTCGCCTGCGCGAAACACTACGCCGGCTACTCGGAAACCCAAGGCGGGCGCGATGCCTCCGAAGCGGATCTGAGCAAGCGCAAGCTCCTCTCCTACTTCCTCCCTCCTTTCGAACGGGCCGCAAAGGAGGGATGCATGTCCTTCATGACCGGATACCAGTCCATCGAAGGGGTTCCATCGACGGCCAATCGCTGGCTCCTTCACGACGTCCTCAAAGAGCAATGGGGATTCGATGGAATCCTGGTCACCGACTGGGACAATTGCGGCCGGATGTTCTGGGAGCAGAAGATCGTCCCCTCCATGAAGGAGGCCGCAGCTTTGGCCATTAAGAGTGGCAACGACTTGATCATGCACACGCCCAGCTTCATCGACGGGGCCCACGAAGCCGTTCGCGACGGGTTGGTCACCGAATCCGAGATCGATGAAGTCGTCGCCAGAATTCTTAACCTCAAGTTCCGACTCGGTCTTTTCGAGAATCCCGGGAAACCGGACCTGGAACGCCAATCAGCCGTCATCGGCTGCGACGCCCACCGGGAAACCAATCTCGAGATGGCCCGACGGTCTCTCATTCTCCTCCAGAACGACGGGATCCTTCCTCTCGACTCCAACAAGCCACGCAAAATCGCGGTCATCGGACCGAATGCCGATGATCCGCAGGCCAACCAAGGGGACTGGGCTGGAGCCAGCGGTCAGGTCGGCTGGATGAAAGACGGCCATCCCCGAGAGTGTACCGAAACGGTTCTCGATGGAATCCGCACTATCGCCCCCGAGGGAAGCACCATCACTTACGCGCGTGGAGCCGACATCACCTTACTCAAGGATGCGGTCGATCAGACGTATAACGATGGTCAAGAGAAACAAAAGGTCTCCGTCATAGCCGAACCGGACGAAGAGATGATCCAGGAAGCCGTCCAGAACGCCCGCGCAGCAGAGATCGCCGTCGTGGTCGTTGGGGACAACAACTTCCTCGTAGGGGAATGCAAATCCACCGCGACTCTGGAGCTACAAGGGGGCCAGCGGGCTCTCCTCGAGGCCGTGGCCCAAACCGGCACTCCCATGGTAGTGGTCCTCATGCACAGCAAACCGAATGTGCTTCCGGATTCTATACAAAACGCAGCCGCCATCATCGAATCGTTTAACCCGGGCATGATGGGTGGAACTGCCATCGCCGAAGCGATTTTCGGGCATTTCAACCCCTCTGGCCGCCTGACGGTCTCCGTCCCCTACCACGTCGGCCAGCAACCGATCTTCTACAGTCAGGTTCGCGGGCAGCATGGCGAAAAATACGCCGACATGACCCAGGACCCTCACTTCGCCTTCGGATTTGGGCTGAGCTACACCACCTTCGCCTACAGCAACCTGTCCATCCAGAAGACCGAATCGCTGACCCGCGAAGACACCCTTCACTTCCAAGTCACGGTGACCAACACCGGCGACCGGGCGGGCCGGGAGACCACCCAAGCCTACGTCTCGGACCTCGTGACCTCCGCCACCTGGGTCAACAAAGAGCTGAAGGCTTTCCAGCAAGTCGACCTCGAAGCCGGAGAAAGCCAAACCGTCCACTTCACCCTTCCCATCGCCAGTTGCACCCTGGTCAATGCGGACAGCGAGCGAGTCGTCGAACCCGGTGACTTCGAGCTCCAAGTCGGAAGCAGCAGCCGCGAGGACGATCTTCTCAAGGCTACGTTCTCGGTGAGTGATTAG
- a CDS encoding helix-turn-helix domain-containing protein encodes MKDTEIEFDADDFIGAVEVVRDHVKGKRKITMRTSKFALPKKPAPMSPKQIIALRQTLKMSQPVFARMLNVGSTTAASWERGSRKPSGPALKILRVAQKHPEVLMEPQENDALVEKA; translated from the coding sequence ATGAAAGACACAGAGATCGAATTTGATGCCGATGATTTTATCGGAGCAGTTGAAGTCGTGCGCGATCACGTTAAAGGCAAGCGCAAGATCACTATGCGTACGTCCAAGTTTGCATTGCCGAAAAAGCCTGCTCCGATGAGCCCAAAGCAAATTATTGCGCTTCGCCAAACTCTCAAAATGAGCCAGCCGGTTTTTGCCCGAATGCTGAATGTTGGATCAACTACAGCAGCCAGTTGGGAAAGGGGGAGTCGCAAACCTTCAGGGCCAGCGCTGAAGATCCTTCGTGTGGCTCAAAAGCATCCGGAAGTATTGATGGAGCCTCAAGAGAATGACGCTCTTGTGGAGAAAGCATAA
- a CDS encoding addiction module toxin RelE, with translation MLTLVEQPAFTKNVLQVFEDDEYRELQTELVANPKVGDVIPHLSGLRKMRWGAKGKGKRGGARIIYLYLPKAGIIYLFYLFTKGDITDLKPEQKKRVAKLVTEIKEVYEK, from the coding sequence GTGTTGACGTTAGTCGAGCAGCCCGCCTTTACGAAAAATGTCCTGCAAGTTTTTGAAGATGATGAATATCGGGAACTACAGACTGAATTGGTTGCAAACCCCAAAGTTGGAGATGTTATTCCCCATCTTAGTGGTTTGCGAAAGATGCGTTGGGGCGCAAAAGGTAAGGGAAAGCGCGGAGGCGCTCGAATTATTTACCTATACCTTCCGAAGGCGGGTATCATCTATCTTTTTTATCTTTTCACCAAGGGTGATATCACAGACTTAAAGCCGGAACAGAAGAAGCGGGTAGCTAAACTTGTGACTGAAATTAAGGAGGTATACGAAAAATGA
- a CDS encoding DUF1254 domain-containing protein, which yields MNNLRKNLLPTFFFALASLAMPQLQASSHQDDMSPKALQQRMQERRAVDAVIWGLPLVAQDAVKQAAFRDGKAKYNDIVWWPQGGSWKNQSPTPNVNTRYIYCFINTKKDGPVVMEVPPAVQGSSFYGTIEDAWYVPLQDLGLDGKGGKYLVLPPDYKGKVPDGYTPVRSETYNTFTLLRNILASEDQKDVQAGDDLVKKLKVYPLSEAANPPAQRFLDMTDVTYNGLVTFDETFFTSLSRMLNEEPVKPRDMEMMGMILPVGIEKGKEFKPDSATVTLLKGAATEAQAWLMESVTTGGTPWWPDTHWVFPSPPITLQTEFQWKMPDYFGVDARAIAFYQYFCPMVKAGGDSFYFGTFFDSKGQPLEGQNNYQLHVPANVPVKQFWSITIYSLETSSFFLNSKNLTLSSLDADLKKNSDGSVDIYIGPKPPNGKKSNWLYTPANQKWFPWFRVYGPEPAIMDKTNSTWKLPDIEKVN from the coding sequence ATGAATAATCTGAGAAAAAATCTTCTGCCGACTTTCTTTTTCGCGCTGGCTTCCCTCGCGATGCCTCAACTCCAAGCGTCCTCGCATCAGGACGACATGTCTCCCAAGGCGCTCCAACAGCGAATGCAGGAGCGCAGGGCTGTAGACGCCGTTATCTGGGGACTGCCGTTGGTGGCCCAGGATGCAGTTAAACAGGCAGCCTTCCGTGACGGCAAAGCGAAATACAATGACATCGTCTGGTGGCCTCAAGGGGGGAGTTGGAAGAACCAGTCTCCCACACCCAACGTCAACACCCGTTACATCTACTGTTTCATCAATACGAAGAAGGATGGCCCAGTCGTCATGGAGGTGCCGCCCGCGGTCCAAGGATCTAGTTTCTACGGGACAATCGAAGACGCCTGGTATGTGCCGCTTCAAGACCTGGGCTTGGATGGCAAAGGTGGAAAATATCTTGTTCTCCCTCCGGACTACAAGGGCAAGGTGCCAGACGGTTACACTCCAGTTCGTTCCGAAACCTACAACACCTTTACCCTGCTGCGTAACATTTTGGCCTCTGAGGATCAGAAAGATGTGCAGGCAGGGGATGATCTGGTGAAAAAGCTCAAGGTGTATCCATTGTCAGAGGCGGCCAATCCGCCCGCGCAACGTTTCCTCGATATGACCGACGTCACCTACAACGGATTGGTTACTTTTGACGAAACCTTTTTCACCAGCCTCTCCCGGATGCTGAACGAGGAGCCGGTAAAACCACGCGACATGGAGATGATGGGGATGATCCTCCCCGTGGGCATCGAGAAGGGGAAGGAGTTTAAGCCCGACTCAGCCACCGTAACTCTGTTGAAGGGCGCGGCCACGGAAGCGCAGGCTTGGTTGATGGAGTCTGTCACCACCGGTGGCACACCATGGTGGCCGGACACCCACTGGGTATTTCCATCCCCTCCAATAACCCTACAGACTGAATTCCAGTGGAAGATGCCGGACTATTTTGGTGTGGATGCAAGAGCCATCGCCTTCTATCAATATTTCTGCCCGATGGTAAAGGCGGGAGGGGACAGCTTCTACTTCGGCACCTTTTTCGACAGCAAGGGGCAACCGCTGGAGGGCCAGAACAATTACCAACTGCATGTGCCGGCAAATGTACCGGTGAAGCAGTTTTGGTCTATCACGATTTACAGCTTGGAAACCTCAAGCTTCTTTCTCAACTCCAAGAATCTAACGCTCAGCTCGCTTGACGCAGATCTGAAGAAAAATTCCGACGGATCGGTAGACATTTACATCGGACCCAAGCCACCCAATGGCAAGAAGTCCAACTGGCTCTACACGCCTGCGAACCAAAAGTGGTTCCCGTGGTTCCGCGTCTACGGCCCGGAGCCGGCAATCATGGACAAGACGAACAGCACTTGGAAGTTGCCGGATATCGAGAAAGTGAACTGA
- a CDS encoding formylglycine-generating enzyme family protein, with the protein MKTLLIAVFSILYICAVQAVFAERSKVIDVDLGEGRTMRFIRISPKSIGINYPDYFISETEVTNAQFKAFLDATKRQKDDRDVLKAIKKRKESGVFSTGDIPYSVEDEKTIWRDGKFPKGLEEHPVALVTLPEVTDFCTWLSDAQKSEGLFRLPSWNEWMISAYGRSREYPWGDDWDSIKVHMSFGFKWNKFPTRTEPVKARPQGRSPEGIYGLLGNVSEYILTGDPTNESYFNLGSRSMGGGFSDGKYTEKGEGIAPRQDYWGYSHHATPRECDLGFRVVLDPTNNAELPNRTRLFQQNDRSWMITPQTEKTEKGGGANSEATPLRDTP; encoded by the coding sequence ATGAAGACTCTCCTTATAGCGGTATTTTCCATTCTTTATATTTGTGCAGTGCAAGCAGTGTTTGCGGAGCGCTCCAAAGTAATCGACGTGGATCTCGGTGAGGGACGAACGATGAGATTCATTCGAATTTCTCCAAAGAGTATCGGCATCAACTATCCTGACTACTTCATTTCCGAAACCGAAGTCACGAACGCCCAGTTCAAGGCGTTCCTCGATGCAACGAAGAGGCAGAAGGACGACAGGGACGTATTGAAGGCGATCAAGAAACGCAAAGAGAGTGGCGTCTTCTCAACCGGTGATATCCCATACAGCGTTGAAGACGAGAAAACGATTTGGCGTGATGGGAAGTTTCCAAAGGGTCTAGAGGAACATCCAGTGGCTCTCGTCACCCTCCCTGAAGTGACTGATTTCTGCACATGGCTGTCCGATGCCCAAAAGAGTGAAGGTCTCTTCCGTTTGCCCTCGTGGAATGAATGGATGATCTCTGCTTACGGACGCAGCAGAGAGTATCCATGGGGCGATGATTGGGACTCGATAAAAGTGCACATGTCTTTCGGATTCAAGTGGAATAAATTTCCCACTCGCACAGAACCGGTGAAGGCCCGCCCTCAGGGAAGGTCGCCAGAGGGAATTTACGGGCTGCTCGGGAATGTATCTGAATACATTCTGACCGGTGATCCCACAAACGAGAGCTACTTTAATCTCGGTTCTCGATCTATGGGAGGAGGATTCAGCGATGGGAAGTACACCGAAAAAGGGGAAGGCATAGCTCCGAGACAGGATTACTGGGGCTACAGCCACCACGCGACACCTCGCGAATGCGATCTTGGGTTCCGTGTCGTTTTAGATCCAACCAACAACGCTGAGCTTCCGAACCGGACGCGGCTGTTTCAACAGAACGACAGGTCTTGGATGATCACGCCTCAAACCGAAAAGACCGAAAAAGGCGGTGGTGCAAACTCCGAGGCTACGCCTCTCCGTGATACTCCTTAG
- a CDS encoding YdeI/OmpD-associated family protein codes for MLSTKQIPSPDGKAIEAFASQAVFEEWIARQDVGHEGIWIRFFKKNSGVDSITYAEALDIALCYGWIYGPVRSADDISWIHKFVPRRQCSVWSQINKEHIARLTREGRMKPQGTKQVDAAKADGRWDAAYASSSTFEMPEYFMTALKQSPKAYDFYMKLPKSYRYHIYYQLQSAKKATTRSSRVAKFLDMMERKEKPR; via the coding sequence ATGCTTTCTACAAAACAAATCCCATCTCCCGATGGCAAAGCAATAGAAGCATTTGCCTCTCAAGCGGTGTTTGAGGAGTGGATCGCGCGGCAAGATGTCGGGCATGAAGGTATTTGGATTCGATTTTTCAAAAAGAACAGCGGCGTCGACTCGATCACGTATGCGGAAGCACTCGATATTGCCCTATGTTACGGGTGGATCTACGGCCCCGTACGCAGCGCTGATGATATTTCATGGATTCACAAGTTCGTCCCTCGACGCCAGTGCAGCGTGTGGTCACAGATCAATAAGGAACATATTGCTCGTTTAACCCGCGAAGGGCGTATGAAGCCCCAGGGCACAAAACAGGTAGATGCCGCGAAAGCCGATGGGAGATGGGATGCCGCCTATGCGTCATCATCGACTTTCGAGATGCCCGAATATTTCATGACGGCGCTGAAACAGTCTCCGAAGGCTTACGATTTCTATATGAAACTGCCGAAGTCGTATCGCTATCACATCTACTATCAGCTTCAGTCAGCCAAAAAGGCGACGACGCGGTCCTCCAGAGTCGCGAAATTCCTGGATATGATGGAACGCAAAGAGAAACCAAGATGA
- a CDS encoding ATP-binding protein, whose product MEFTSGPKAGDRKIFLSSVLSDVSINSVTGVFGANASGKTNLLKAIAFLRYFILDSASEKPDSKIPVEPFHFTEGAAERHKPIFFQLEFEYEEKLYRYELEISHQRVQFEALFRKDQRFRYLFERSWKPAKGDYEFKHQDIGPSKQVAQRENASFIASAVLQEHEFAKYISGYFKKCYVNVHLYGRMPTHDPESTNIIKATNYFSKHENYLNTAIRHIAFADTGISDIELEPFKFIDEEGKEQSLLLPMAKHQVEGHDYKRPLMTESRGTQALFVLLRYILPVLETGGVAVIDEFETGLHSHVVKYVVELFYSKKTNPKGAQLIANFHTDYLLQSTLEKYQIVFTEKDPDTQSTEAWRLDKVKGVARNANNHYAKYHAGAYGGIPNL is encoded by the coding sequence GTGGAGTTTACTTCTGGTCCAAAGGCAGGAGATCGGAAGATCTTTCTTTCGTCCGTGCTATCGGATGTCTCCATCAACTCAGTTACGGGCGTATTCGGAGCCAATGCCTCGGGCAAAACCAACCTGCTCAAGGCCATTGCCTTCCTGCGCTACTTCATTCTGGATTCCGCCTCAGAGAAGCCTGACTCCAAGATTCCCGTCGAACCCTTCCATTTTACGGAAGGCGCGGCAGAACGCCACAAGCCGATATTCTTTCAACTGGAGTTCGAGTATGAGGAAAAGCTTTATCGCTACGAGTTGGAGATTTCTCACCAAAGAGTGCAATTCGAGGCTCTTTTCCGCAAGGATCAGCGCTTCCGTTATCTCTTTGAGCGTTCGTGGAAGCCAGCGAAGGGCGATTACGAATTCAAGCACCAGGACATCGGCCCGTCCAAACAAGTCGCACAGCGGGAAAACGCTTCCTTCATCGCATCCGCAGTGCTCCAAGAGCATGAATTCGCCAAGTATATCTCAGGCTATTTCAAGAAGTGCTACGTCAACGTCCACCTTTACGGGCGGATGCCCACACATGACCCAGAGTCAACTAATATCATCAAGGCCACCAACTACTTCTCAAAGCATGAGAACTACCTGAACACGGCCATCCGCCACATTGCTTTCGCGGATACGGGCATCAGCGACATTGAGTTGGAGCCCTTCAAATTCATCGACGAAGAAGGCAAGGAGCAATCCTTGCTCCTACCCATGGCCAAACACCAGGTCGAAGGGCATGACTACAAACGTCCGCTCATGACAGAGTCGCGCGGCACCCAAGCCCTTTTCGTCCTGCTTCGCTACATCCTGCCCGTATTGGAAACAGGCGGCGTTGCCGTCATCGACGAGTTTGAAACGGGGCTGCACTCCCATGTGGTCAAATACGTGGTCGAGCTCTTTTACTCCAAGAAGACCAATCCGAAGGGGGCTCAGCTCATTGCCAACTTCCATACGGACTACCTGCTGCAATCGACTCTGGAGAAATACCAGATCGTCTTCACCGAGAAGGACCCAGATACCCAGTCCACCGAGGCCTGGCGCTTGGATAAGGTCAAGGGAGTCGCCCGCAACGCCAACAACCACTATGCCAAATACCACGCAGGCGCGTATGGCGGCATTCCCAACCTCTGA